The Glycine soja cultivar W05 chromosome 8, ASM419377v2, whole genome shotgun sequence genome has a window encoding:
- the LOC114421558 gene encoding myosin-binding protein 2-like has protein sequence MAANKFATMLHRNTNKITLVLVYAILEWILIILLLLNSLFSYLIIKFADYFGLKRPCIWCTRIDHILEPGKYKSSCKDLVCEAHASEISKLGFCSNHHKLAESQDMCEDCSSSSQPDYVKLSQSFGFFPWMKQIGMIQGEGADAGDKAIVKVEEALRCSCCGVNLYNRFYPPCILIKPSLNVLEYDQKQNSVTERGVGLEIDEDHTGSDIVLDHHHDEKESEENKGSHMVFEVDQGLDRKDEEAEKSCDCSVCDASVEILCDEICKLDLGVEKGKETIEEESLNVPNPKVDDGDDDVVVADDDDQACEKSSAQVDCTREITVETPPIHLEFFIHGDDCRLIPIELVDSPAPENRNQSRYKLGGEDLNSNEDFILDFDKSADAEAEPVVENWHISGDVVAEFPTQGNENVSKSNGGESVQLRTRGQSSELLQVEESLEQNCEDVRFVQTADDLTNDDNVEANMERRVAELCSDVSLASEDASQMQGEEYEAEVSIGTEIPDQEQVDEYESQDVLLYTNQQIQEDASTSAVRFNVQDEIGDDKGEDFVEFKTMSLEVKMPTVNNHLPSLLELNENEEEKVPYTPTSLESLHQLHKKLLLLERKESGTEESLDGSVISDIEGGEVTIDKLKSALKSERKALSTLYAELEEERSASAIAANQTMAMINRLQEEKAAMQMEALQYQRMMEEQSEYDQEALQLLNELMMKREKEKLELEKELEVYRKKVHEYEVREKMMMSRRDGSMRSRTSSPSCSNAEDSDGLSIDLNHGAKEENGFYSHQDQECSNQNTPVDAVLYLEESLANFEEERLQILEQLKVLEEKLVILNYEEDRCSDDAKLVEHLCEENGNGYHHDHDDHNGQVNGFANGHAKEINGKHQGRKLMGAKGKRLLPLFDAMSSEAEDVELSGDELDFPHLQNNSVEKVNPDKKNIALEDEVDNFYERLQVLEADREFLKHCISSLRKGDKGLHLLQEILQHLRELRSVELRVKNMGDLAV, from the exons ATGGCTGCCAACAAGTTTGCAACCATGTTACATAGAAACACCAACAAAATCACCCTTGTTCTAGTCTATGCCATCCTAGAATGGATTCTGatcatcctcctcctcctcaattCTCTCTTCTCTTATCTAATCATAAAGTTTGCCGATTACTTTGGCCTCAAAAGGCCTTGCATATGGTGCACCAGAATCGATCACATCTTAGAGCCTGGGAAGTACAAGAGTTCTTGCAAAGATCTTGTGTGTGAAGCTCATGCCTCTGAGATTTCAAAACTTGGATTCTGCTCCAATCACCACAAACTGGCTGAGTCACAAGACATGTGTGAGGATTGCTCATCCTCATCACAACCAGATTATGTCAAACTCTCTCAGAGTTTTGGTTTCTTTCCATGGATGAAGCAGATAGGTATGATTCAGGGTGAGGGTGCGGATGCTGGTGACAAGGCAATTGTGAAGGTGGAAGAGGCTTTGAGGTGTTCTTGCTGTGGTGTCAACTTGTACAACAGATTCTACCCTCCTTGCATTTTGATCAAGCCTTCTCTCAATGTTTTGGAGTATGACCAGAAGCAGAATTCGGTGACGGAGCGCGGCGTTGGTTTGGAGATTGATGAAGATCACACCGGATCTGATATTGTGCTTGATCATCATCATGATGAAAAGGAGAGTGAAGAAAACAAGGGAAGCCACATGGTGTTTGAGGTTGATCAGGGTTTGGATAGAAAAGATGAGGAGGCAGAGAAGAGTTGTGATTGTTCTGTGTGTGATGCTAGTGTGGAGATACTGTGTGATGAAATTTGCAAGTTGGATTTGGGTGtggagaaaggaaaagaaacaaTTGAAGAGGAAAGTTTGAATGTCCCTAATCCTAAGGttgatgatggtgatgatgatgttgttgttgctgatgatgatgatcaagCTTGTGAGAAATCCAGTGCTCAAGTTGATTGCACTAGAGAGATAACTGTGGAGACTCCACCCATACATCttgaatttttcattcatgGTGATGATTGCAGATTGATTCCTATTGAATTGGTTGACTCCCCTGCCCCAGAAAACAGGAATCAAAGCAGATATAAGTTGGGAGGTGAAGACCTCAACAGCAATGAAGATTTTATTCTGGACTTTGATAAGAGTGCTGATGCAGAAGCTGAACCGGTTGTTGAGAATTGGCACATTTCTGGGGATGTTGTGGCAGAATTTCCAACACAAGGGAATGAAAATGTTTCCAAGTCCAATGGGGGTGAATCAGTTCAATTAAGGACCAGAGGCCAGTCTTCAGAGTTGTTACAAGTAGAAGAAAGTTTGGAGCAGAATTGTGAAGATGTGAGATTTGTTCAAACCGCTGATGACTTGACCAATGATGATAATGTTGAAGCCAACATGGAAAGAAGAGTTGCAGAACTATGTTCAGATGTTTCTCTAG CATCTGAAGATGCATCACAAATGCAAGGTGAGGAATATGAAGCAGAAGTCTCAATAGGGACTGAAATTCCTGATCAGGAGCAAGTGGATGAGTATGAAAGCCAAGATGTTCTTTTGTATACAAACCAACAAATACAAGAAGATGCATCTACTAGCGCAGTCAGATTTAATGTGCAAGATGAAATTG gtgatgacaaaggtgaagaTTTTGTAGAATTTAAAACCATGTCACTTGAAGTGAAAATGCCAACAGTAAATAACCATTTGCCATCTTTATTGGAGCTTAATGAGAATGAGGAAGAAAAGGTTCCTTACACACCCACTTCTTTGGAGAGTCTACATCAGCTACACAAGAAACTACTTCTCCTTGAGAGGAAAGAATCAGGAACAGAAGAGTCATTGGATGGAAGTGTGATAAGTGATATAGAAGGTGGTGAGGTAACAATTGATAAGTTAAAATCAGCATTGAAATCTGAAAGGAAAGCCTTAAGTACTCTATATGCAGAACTTGAAGAAGAGAGAAGTGCATCTGCTATAGCAGCCAATCAAACAATGGCAATGATAAATAGGCTTCAAGAAGAGAAAGCAGCAATGCAGATGGAAGCCTTGCAGTATCAAAGAATGATGGAAGAACAATCTGAGTATGATCAGGAGGCTTTGCAACTCTTGAATGAGCTCATGATGAAGAGGGAgaaagagaagctagagctaGAAAAGGAGCTTGAAGTATATAGAAAGAAGGTTCATGAATATGAGGTAAGAGAAAAGATGATGATGTCAAGAAGAGATGGTAGCATGAGAAGCAGAACTTCATCTCCCTCTTGTAGCAATGCTGAAGATAGTGATGGATTGTCCATTGACTTGAATCACGGAGCAAAGGAGGAAAACGGGTTTTATAGTCATCAAGATCAAGAATGCAGCAACCAGAACACCCCCGTGGATGCGGTCTTATATTTAGAGGAATCATTGGCGAACTTTGAGGAAGAGAGGTTACAAATTCTAGAACAGCTCAAGGTATTGGAAGAAAAGCTAGTTATATTGAATTATGAGGAAGATCGCTGCTCTGACGATGCTAAATTAGTAGAACATCTTTGTGAAGAGAATGGAAATGGATACCATCATGATCATGATGATCACAATGGTCAAGTAAATGGATTTGCAAATGGTCATGCAAAGGAAATAAATGGAAAGCATCAAGGGAGGAAACTCATGGGTGCAAAAGGCAAGAGGCTTCTTCCTCTTTTTGATGCAATGAGTTCAGAAGCAGAAGATGTAGAGTTGAGTGGAGACGAGTTAGATTTCCCTCACTTGCAAAACAATTCAGTTGAAAAGGTTAATCCggataagaaaaatattgctTTAGAGGATGAGGTCGATAATTTTTACGAGAGACTACAGGTGCTGGAGGCAGATAGAGAGTTTCTAAAGCATTGCATCAGCTCATTGAGAAAAGGGGATAAAGGGTTACATCTTCTCCAAGAAATTTTACAACATCTTCGCGAACTGAGGAGTGTAGAACTCAGGGTCAAGAACATGGGAGATCTTGCAGTATAA
- the LOC114421559 gene encoding putative clathrin assembly protein At2g01600, whose product MGTLQSWRRAYGAIKDTTKVGLAHVNSDYADLDVAIVKATNHVECPPKERHLRKILFATSAVRPRADVAYCIHALSRRLTKTRNWTVALKTLIVIHRLLREGDPTFREELLNFSQRGRILQLSNFKDDSSPIAWDCSAWVRTYALFLEERLECFRILKYDIEAERLPKPAQGQEKGYSKTRDLDSEELLEQLPALQQLLYRLVGCRPEGAAVSNYVIQYALALVLKESFKIYCAINDGIINLVDKFFEMPRHEAIKALEAYKRAGQQAASLSDFYDVCKGLELARNFQFPVLREPPQSFLTTMEEYIKEAPRVVTVPTEPLLQLTYRPEEVLAIEDAKPSDEEQEPPVPVDNNVVVSDSEPAPPPPPPSSHNNFETGDLLGLNDTAPDASSIEERNALALAIVPTETGTTSAFNTTAAQTKDFDPTGWELALVSTPSTDISAANERQLAGGLDSLTLNSLYDEAAYRSQQPVYGAPAPNPFEMQDPFALSSSIPPPPAVQLAAMQQQANPFGPYQQPFQPQPQPQQQQHHMLMNPANPFGDAGFGAFPAPNPAPHPQNNNPFGSTGLL is encoded by the exons ATGGGTACGCTTCAGTCTTGGAGAAGAGCCTACGGTGCCATCAAGGACACCACCAAAGTGGGTCTTGCCCATGTCAATAGCGATTACGCG GATTTGGACGTTGCCATAGTCAAAGCCACGAACCACGTCGAGTGTCCCCCCAAAGAGAGGCACCTCAGAA AGATTCTGTTTGCCACGTCTGCTGTGAGACCTAGGGCTGATGTCGCTTACTGTATCCATGCGCTTTCGCGGCGGTTGACAAAGACGCGGAATTGGACG GTGGCATTGAAAACACTGATAGTCATCCATAGGTTATTGAGGGAGGGTGATCCTACTTTTAGAGAAGAACTTCTGAATTTCTCACAAAGAGGACGAATTCTCCAACTATCAAATTTCAAGGATGATTCTAGCCCAATTG CTTGGGATTGCTCTGCCTGGGTACGTACCTATGCGTTATTTTTGGAAGAAAGACTTGAATGCTTTCGGATTCTGAAGTATGATATTGAAGCTGAGCGTCTACCCAAACCTGCCCAAGGGCAGGAGAAG GGGTACAGCAAGACCAGGGATTTGGATAGTGAGGAGTTGTTGGAGCAGTTGCCTGCTTTGCAGCAGCTGCTGTATCGACTTGTTGGTTGTCGG CCAGAAGGAGCAGCTGTTAGCAATTATGTGATACAATATGCTCTTGCCCTG GTACTGAAAGAGagctttaaaatttattgtgctATTAATGACGGCATTATCAATCTTGTTGATAAG TTTTTTGAGATGCCCAGACATGAAGCTATTAAAGCCCTTGAAGCCTATAAACGTGCGGGTCAGCAG GCAGCAAGTCTATCTGATTTCTATGATGTTTGCAAAGGATTGGAACTCGCTAGGAATTTTCAGTTTCCTGTCTTAAGAGAG CCTCCACAATCTTTTCTTACAACCATGGAAGAGTACATTAAGGAGGCACCACGAGTGGTTACAGTTCCAACTGAGCCATTG CTTCAGTTGACTTACAGACCAGAAGAAGTTCTTGCAATTGAAGATGCTAAACCATCTGATGAAGAACAGGAGCCACCAGTTCCTGTTGATAATAATGTTGTTGTCTCTGATTCTGAACCTgcacctccaccaccaccaccgtcGTCTCACAACAATTTTGAAACTGGAGACTTGCTG GGATTGAATGACACTGCACCTGATGCATCGTCCATAGAGGAAAGAAATGCTCTTGCCCTAGCCATAGTCCCCACTGAAACTG GTACTACATCAGCTTTTAACACGACTGCTGCTCAGACAAAAGATTTTGATCCAACCGGATGGGAGCTTGCCCTGGTCAGCACTCCAAGTACTGATATTTCTGCAGCCAATGAGAGACAATTG GCTGGTGGATTGGACTCTCTCACTCTTAATAGCTTATACGATGAAGCGGCATATAGATCTCAACAACCAGTATATGGAGCACCAGCCCCAAATCCATTTGAAATGCAGGATCCATTTGCTCTATCAAGCAGCATCCCTCCCCCGCCAGCTGTCCAATTGGCAGCAATGCAACAGCAAGCAAATCCATTTGGTCCTTACCAACAACCATTTCAGCCTCAGCCACAAccgcagcagcagcagcatcaTATGTTGATGAACCCAGCAAATCCCTTTGGGGATGCAGGATTTGGAGCATTTCCTGCCCCCAATCCTGCTCCTCACCCACAGAACAACAATCCATTTGGAAGCACAGGCTTGTTATAA
- the LOC114421562 gene encoding uncharacterized protein LOC114421562 gives MSFTFNLHVPKALPPLPSSSRGTTSLFFSSKQKSYHNNTSPCQSLLITCRSHKPNYDDTSLKYTSLALQVGALLALGSSLGTIFKLQEIPSGHFLAVPLVCT, from the exons ATGAGCTTCACATTCAACCTCCATGTTCCCAAAGCTCTGCCTCCTCTTCCCTCTTCATCACGTGGAACAacttctctcttcttttcttcaaagCAGAAATCATACCACAACAACACTAGTCCTTGCCAATCACTACTT ATAACATGCAGAAGCCACAAACCAAATTATGATGATACCAGCCTAAAGTATACAAGTTTGGCACTGCAAGTAGGAGCACTCTTGGCCTTG GGTTCTTCTTTGGGCACCATTTTTAAACTTCAGGAAATTCCCTCGGGACACTTCCTTGCAGTACCCTTGGTCTGTACCTGA